DNA from Larimichthys crocea isolate SSNF chromosome XIII, L_crocea_2.0, whole genome shotgun sequence:
CAGGGTGATCCATCATTATGTTTCCCTGCAGGTGGGGACACCTGAAAGCATCTCAGCTGCATCTtggtggagtcatggtggagtGTTGGTGGAGTGTTAGTGGAGTGTTAGTGGAGTGTTGGTGGAGTGTTAgtggagtcatggtggagtGTTAGTGGAGTGTTAGTGGAGTGTTAgtggagtcatggtggagtGTTAGTGGAGTGTTAgtggagtcatggtggagtCGTGGTGGAGTGTTGGTGGAGTGTTAGTGGAGTGTTGGTGGAGTGTTGGTGGAGTGTTAGTGGAGTGTTAGTGGAGTGTTAgtggagtcatggtggagtGTTAGTGGAGTGTTAGTGGAGTCATGGTTGAGTCGTGGTGGAGTGTTGGTGGAGTGTTGGTGGAGTGTTAGTGGAGTGTTAGTGGAGTGTTGGTGGAGTGTTAGTGGAGTGTTAGTGGAGTGTTAgtggagtcatggtggagtGTTGGTGGAGTGTTGGTGGAGTGTTAgtggagtcatggtggagtCGTGGTGCAGTCTGAGCTGTCCTCAGTGTGCTGATGTtgtcctcagtgtcttcagtccATGCAGTGATGTCCACCACAgagtcctgtctgtgtttgatgctgtgctgtctgcaggcctgaacatcacagacacacatgattGGTTCTCAGCCTGGTCCCTTGTTACAGAGctttcttctgattggctgaatctTTGAATGATGTGATGAAGTGTAGACgatgaaatccacagattcttTGTGATTTTACGTTGACGGACATTATTCTGAAGTTGTTGCTCTATGTTCCAGAGCAGTCTTTACAGAGTGGTGAAGCCTCCAAACACTCAGCCTCTGTGTCATGTGACTCACCTGTGGACAGGTAACCTCATTCACTGGGAGATGATCCAGCAGCTGTTTGCTTTCAGCTGCTCACAACTGTTACACACTTTTGTCGCCATGGTctaactttttaaatgttcatatcattttacaaaaacagatttctgtttgAACTTTTGAGTCTTTGTGTTATTTCCATCGTCACATTTGATttctacattttacacagcagacAACCTTATTTGGAAACAGGGTTGTACTTTTATAAAtgtctgttgtttctttctttaatgaattCTGCCatttgctgcagcagccaaAGTTTCCTGCTGTGGATCAATAGAAGTTTATCTTTAGAAGCAAAGAGAGAACCTTTGATCCAAAGAGATCTGGGCCAGCAGTGAATGACCCAGCTGAAGTTCATCAGTCTGCCAACAGCAGCGTTTATAAAGGCTGAGCGGCTCGGTGTGGGTTCCCACTTGTATTCTGAAGTCAAGCAGCTGTAGCATCATGAATCTGTGGTTCAGTCACTTACTGGTTGCGGGCCTGGTTCTGACCACCTCGGCTCTGACACCTGAAGAATGCCAACCCTTGACCAAGCCTTTGTCCCTGGCTGACTCCTCCATGGTAAGCCCTTCTGATTCCTGCCTCAGTCCTTAGGTTAGCGTTAGCAGTGAGGATTTCAAAGTGTGTTCAGGTTTTTGTTCAACTCTTGACCTCAGTCTGAGCCTGTTAGCACTTAGCATCCACCTTTAACTGTTTCCTGTCCAAGAACACAGTCTTTGTTTGGAAGTGCTGCAACTTTTTATCCACTTCCAGTAATGACACTGACTGActccatgtttgtgtgcagttgCAGGGCAGGCTGAACTTCATCATGGGCTACACTGATACTGACGCATACAACGCCATCCTGAAGTCAACTGAGAGCTACTGGATGAAAATGACACCATCAGCATCTGACAAGAATGAACTGACCGTGCACGAGGAGAACAAGATGTGAGTTGATGACGCAACATATAAATACTTCTGtaaatcacttttattgtaACTTAGAAAGCATCTGAGGAAAGAACCCTAAAACATATTCAACACTGTTAAAACCTGCTGAAGGTGATCGACTTGTCTTCTTGGGTTCAGGTTTCTAACTTTATTTCTGTCTATATGCTGCTCCAGGCTCACATATCTCCAAATCATAACGTCCAGTTGCGTTCAGGGTTGCATGACTAAAGTACAGAATGACAACAAGAATCTGTTTTCAGATCAGAAATACGTAAATTAGAGGttagatttaaatgtttgaGTAAAGATAAGTTTGATAAAGTGGTATCTTCCACAAATCCTTTCCTAGCTTTAACATggacaggaaacaaaatatGAACTTAACTGTTCCACCATCTTTCTCTCCAGAAATGGATCCTGCATTGGTTTATCATTCAACATGACAATTGATGGCGACCATGTAGACATGTCACGTAAGTCACCTGATCtgacacaatgacacaatgacatgatgacacacacattttaactgAGTGTGTCTGCAGGCCACTGATCACTGTCACCAtcagtgttgggtatagttactttgggAAGTAGTTCATTAGGTTACAACATgaccatcaattaaaagtaatctgttacgttACAGCGTCACCTTTGAATTAAAGTAACGCGTTAGAGTACTCATGCGTTACCAAATGAACTCTGCAGGATAACAATAAGTGAtgtcactgctgaagctgtcagacttatagtcTTGGTGGGAGACGCACTGATGGTTGGGTGGtatgtcaaatatttttaacaAGCCATCGTCAGTTCAACAACCACTGATTAAATTACTgttaaattaacaaattaaaggAATTGAATCAGCTGATGGATTCATCCAATTAGCCGACCTGATTAgcgttgttgtttgttttcttttcgtGTCAAACAACAAATCAGCTTCCAGAAAGTTCatcttcatttctgtttttctggtttGATTCTTCCTCAGTGCCCAACATCAGCACAGTGTTCCAAGTGCTTCCAGGCTGTGACGGCTGCGTGGTCTTCAGAGCCAACAGCACCGCCAGTAACCTCAGCACGTTATTTCATATGATGAACATCAACATCGACATTACCGACGAGGAGCTCACAACTCACGCTATTTATCTGATGGGTAGGAGTGAACGAGcttcagagacacaaacaaactcattttaTATCTGAAACATGCAACgcaacatttttctgtttggtttccAGCCAGGGAGACGTCCGTGAAGGACTCGGACCTGGAACAATTCAAGCAGCAGGCGAGCTGCCTCGGCTTCACCGGAGAACCACACTTCAGCTACGACCCCAAAAATGGTGCGTGACCTTTAAACCTGTGTGATTCAACAATGAAATCAATGTGTGGTCACATCAGACAGAAGTCatttctttatctgtctgtctccctgcagaTTTCTGTGCTGAAGGCGAGGGCTCTCATCTGTCACTCTGAAGTCCAACAACAAATATTCCCAAGTCAGAGTGGAAATAAAGACACATGAAGTGACTCAAAGCATCAGATGTGTGGTTCTTCATTCAGGCTGTTTGTGATCACATCAAACGCTGTAACAGCCACATGTTCAAACTGGAGGGCAGGGGACGGGAAGgtacaggaacaggaagttaTTGTAGTTTTTGGTAGTTTGGCTGCTGATGTGACGCTCAGCAACACTCACACTTAGAACTCAGTCAAACACGTATTTTTACATTCAGACAGACTTTCCAAAGATATCATGATTATTCACATCATCAAGTACACGGCTGATAACTACGGGAAGCCAGAAGGCTCACACCGTCTCAGTTTATCTGCCACCACACGATTAATGAACGCCGAACGAATTAGTGATCAacaacaagaggaactgcagtttgtgtcttcACCTCACAGACAGAGGTTGATGCTT
Protein-coding regions in this window:
- the LOC104940064 gene encoding uncharacterized protein LOC104940064, with the protein product MNLWFSHLLVAGLVLTTSALTPEECQPLTKPLSLADSSMLQGRLNFIMGYTDTDAYNAILKSTESYWMKMTPSASDKNELTVHEENKINGSCIGLSFNMTIDGDHVDMSLPNISTVFQVLPGCDGCVVFRANSTASNLSTLFHMMNINIDITDEELTTHAIYLMARETSVKDSDLEQFKQQASCLGFTGEPHFSYDPKNDFCAEGEGSHLSL